A window of Herpetosiphonaceae bacterium genomic DNA:
CGCGGCTGCAACTGCGTAACGATCGCCAGTGCTTGATTCACGGTAAAGTGCAGCGGATGCGGATCGAAGCGCAGCGCATTGATGATCAGCACGTCGAGGCCGCGCAGCCGCTCCATGCTTTCGGGCGGTATGGCGCTGGCATCGGTGATATATGCCAGCGGCCCGAAGCGGTAGGCCGTGATCGCGTGCGGGCCATGCATCACGTCCAGCGGCTCTACGGTGATCGAGCCGATCTCGAAGCGGGCAGGCAGCGAGTGCGTTTCAAGCTGCGGTCGCGTGGACAGCGACGGCCCGGCAACAAACACATAGTCGAACATGTGGCGGACGCGGCCCAGAGTGTAGGGATCGCCGTAGACCGGCAGCGATCGCTCGCTGCGCATGGTGAAAGGCCGCAGATCGTCGATGCCGCCAATATGATCGGCGTGCGCGTGGGTCAGCAGCAACGCATCAAGCTTTGTGACGCGGTGCCGGAGCATCTGTGTGCGCAGATCAGGACCGGCGTCGATCAAGAGCGTCGTGCCGTCGTGTTCGAGCAGCGCCGATGTGCGCAGGCGGTGATTGCGCGGATCGATAGACGTACACACGTCGCAGTGACAGCCGATCACGGGAATGCCCATCGACGTGCCGCTTCCTAGGATGGTTAGTCGCATAAGCGTTGGTCCAGAGATGATGGTTGCAGCTAGGAGTGTATCACATTTTTTTTGTTGGTCGCGGCGCGCTGAGGTGTCGAGCGTAGCACAAGAGGGCGATATTGCATCGCCCTCTTGTAGTCGGTGTTCGGATGTGGCCGATCTAGCGCGGCACGTACACGAACTCATCGGGAAATTCGCTATCCTTGCCGAAGGTCTGCACCTTCTTGGCGGCAGCCGGGTGGAAGTTGCTCAGCGCCACCTCGAAGGCCGACACCTGGCCGGGTCCGTCGTTGACCAGCAGGAGCAGCGCGCCGTTGTTGCGCCAGACGACATCTTGCAACCGCCCAGGGAAGGCCCCGGAGTCGAGCCGCAGCGCTTGCTCGCCGGTGCCGTCGGCGTTGGTCACGTGGATCGAGCTGGGCTCCGCGCCGTTGTTCAGCGTGCGGGTGTG
This region includes:
- a CDS encoding MBL fold metallo-hydrolase; translated protein: MRLTILGSGTSMGIPVIGCHCDVCTSIDPRNHRLRTSALLEHDGTTLLIDAGPDLRTQMLRHRVTKLDALLLTHAHADHIGGIDDLRPFTMRSERSLPVYGDPYTLGRVRHMFDYVFVAGPSLSTRPQLETHSLPARFEIGSITVEPLDVMHGPHAITAYRFGPLAYITDASAIPPESMERLRGLDVLIINALRFDPHPLHFTVNQALAIVTQLQPRRAFFTHITHDLDHATVNAQLPPPAQLAHDGQVIEIAL